A segment of the Candidatus Obscuribacterales bacterium genome:
AATGGCCCCTCCCATTTCAGCATTGTGAAGAGGCTCGGAGGGGCACTGTCAAAGCCAGTCTACCAAAAGAAAAAGCCCCCACCCATAAAAGGTGAGGGCAACCGAATCACGAAGGAAACGGCGGTGTGGAACTACTGTACCACCTTTTCGCGCCGCTCAATCTCACGCTGGACATACCACGCCGCCTTACGCAAATCCTCCAACGCATCCGCCTTCAAATCAGCACGCCAAATATACTTCACCGCATTACCCAAACAAAAACCCATATGCTCCGTCACCTGAATAGCCTCAATGCCAGACGGGTGCGACGTGTAATGGGCGGGGTGGTCTACGGGGTCATGGACATTTACCCGCAGGCCAGTGTTGGGATCAATCGTGTCACCTTTCATGGCATATACCATTAG
Coding sequences within it:
- a CDS encoding DUF3310 domain-containing protein; this translates as MKGDTIDPNTGLRVNVHDPVDHPAHYTSHPSGIEAIQVTEHMGFCLGNAVKYIWRADLKADALEDLRKAAWYVQREIERREKVVQ